A stretch of Pseudomonas sp. FeN3W DNA encodes these proteins:
- a CDS encoding PEP-utilizing enzyme, whose translation MGSSAAVSRKHMASIAFSITGEAVTDHVRLQVLSEDWRGAYDLLINDVGGCTHDIAIAILKGEKAFSGDSADRKNPIRLVDDGPENPKTKRYLDTLDYQNRGLLRFKGKSYRPAWKIDALGQDDFDFAVKKLGRSAIGSDEFTKARAHYYVESVEKELLITSPKHQINAVRADLRSLKNLDHWLTVWEMRDHPSWITPKEDAVEALAHFIEKRIPPSLGACTDVLDMKEDTIAYAAYLRAGIGLTDEEEDERNHLLEAEYLANLATLREKITSQAGPKGEKGWIRLPVRRDKSWHLESAPDYYVDVPKLAFIHWALGHHDPVKLGICEAWEPVCTSGMKMINDNRYHSDWVVGAGFDPERFYQDHEDVSDSSYWLRQELCHELLDFEFTSLSRSTKKQIDGKVRHLKPGDALKEGEIGIIPVASVDYDAALRSAAQYGTALICEAGGPLAHIAIVGREMDVPVILWPKAMSLFNGSRVYINLERGKILLSAI comes from the coding sequence ATGGGTTCTTCTGCCGCCGTCTCACGCAAGCATATGGCCTCAATTGCTTTCTCCATCACAGGAGAGGCGGTAACTGACCATGTTCGACTTCAAGTGCTTTCCGAAGACTGGAGGGGCGCATACGACTTACTCATCAACGACGTAGGCGGCTGCACTCATGATATCGCTATCGCCATCCTGAAGGGCGAGAAAGCATTCAGCGGAGATAGCGCAGACCGAAAGAACCCAATCAGACTGGTTGATGACGGCCCAGAAAACCCCAAAACCAAGCGATACCTGGACACCCTTGATTATCAGAATCGCGGCTTGCTGCGCTTTAAAGGGAAGAGCTATAGACCTGCCTGGAAAATTGATGCGCTTGGTCAAGATGATTTTGATTTTGCTGTCAAAAAGCTTGGCCGAAGCGCTATCGGCTCTGATGAATTTACAAAGGCGCGAGCACACTATTACGTAGAGTCAGTCGAGAAAGAGCTGCTGATTACCTCACCTAAACATCAGATCAATGCCGTACGCGCCGATTTGCGCAGCCTAAAAAACCTGGATCACTGGTTGACTGTATGGGAGATGCGCGACCACCCCAGCTGGATTACCCCAAAAGAAGATGCTGTCGAGGCGCTGGCGCATTTTATTGAGAAAAGAATTCCCCCGTCTTTGGGTGCATGCACCGATGTACTGGACATGAAAGAAGACACAATCGCCTACGCCGCCTATTTGCGAGCAGGCATCGGACTAACGGATGAAGAAGAGGACGAGCGCAATCATCTTCTTGAGGCCGAGTACCTAGCAAATTTGGCGACACTGCGTGAGAAAATCACGTCTCAAGCAGGCCCGAAGGGGGAGAAAGGCTGGATCCGATTACCAGTTAGAAGGGACAAGAGCTGGCACCTTGAATCAGCACCCGATTATTACGTCGATGTGCCAAAGCTTGCATTCATTCACTGGGCGCTTGGTCATCATGATCCCGTAAAACTCGGCATCTGCGAAGCCTGGGAGCCCGTCTGTACAAGCGGGATGAAAATGATCAACGATAACCGCTATCACAGCGATTGGGTGGTCGGGGCCGGGTTTGATCCAGAAAGATTTTACCAGGATCATGAAGATGTCAGTGACAGCAGTTACTGGTTGCGGCAGGAGCTATGTCATGAGCTGCTTGATTTTGAGTTCACAAGCCTAAGCCGATCAACAAAAAAGCAGATTGATGGAAAGGTAAGGCACTTGAAGCCTGGTGACGCCTTGAAAGAAGGTGAGATTGGCATCATCCCAGTCGCAAGCGTTGACTATGATGCAGCCCTTCGTTCAGCAGCCCAGTATGGAACCGCGCTGATCTGCGAAGCAGGGGGGCCACTGGCCCATATTGCAATTGTCGGGCGTGAAATGGACGTGCCCGTGATTCTTTGGCCAAAAGCAATGTCACTCTTCAACGGCAGCAGGGTTTACATCAACCTTGAGAGAGGGAAGATCTTGCTGTCAGCTATTTAG
- the tuf gene encoding elongation factor Tu, protein MAKEKFQRNKPHLNVGTIGHVDHGKTTLTAALTKVCSETWGGSARAFDQIDNAPEEKQRGITINTSHVEYDSETRHYAHVDCPGHADYVKNMITGAAQMDGAILVCSAADGPMPQTREHILLSRQVGVPYIVVFLNKADMVDDAELLELVEMEVRDLLSAYDFPGDDTPIVTGSALMALNGQDDNQMGVSAVRKLVETLDSYIPEPERAIDQPFLMPIEDVFSISGRGTVVTGRVERGILKVGEEIEIVGLKDTIKTTATGIEMFRKLLEEARAGENTGILLRGIKREDTQRGQVLGKPGTVESHTKFEAEVYILSKEEGGRHTPFFKGYRPQFYFRTTDVTGNVELDEGVDMVMPGDNVKMTVSLIAPIAMEEGLRFAIREGGRTVGAGVVSKVLSESLSGGQKRQK, encoded by the coding sequence ATGGCGAAGGAAAAGTTCCAGCGCAACAAGCCACACCTGAACGTAGGCACCATTGGTCACGTTGACCATGGAAAAACCACCCTGACCGCCGCCCTGACCAAGGTCTGCTCGGAGACCTGGGGTGGATCTGCTCGCGCTTTCGACCAGATCGATAACGCGCCAGAAGAAAAACAGCGCGGCATCACCATCAACACCTCGCACGTGGAATACGATTCCGAAACTCGCCACTACGCGCATGTTGACTGCCCAGGTCACGCTGATTATGTGAAGAACATGATCACTGGCGCCGCGCAGATGGATGGTGCGATTCTGGTATGCTCCGCTGCCGATGGCCCCATGCCGCAGACTCGTGAGCACATCCTGCTGTCCCGCCAGGTTGGCGTTCCGTACATCGTCGTGTTCCTGAACAAGGCAGACATGGTCGATGACGCTGAACTGCTGGAACTGGTCGAGATGGAAGTCCGCGATTTGCTGTCGGCTTACGATTTCCCTGGTGACGACACCCCCATCGTGACCGGTTCGGCACTGATGGCGCTCAACGGCCAGGATGACAACCAGATGGGCGTGTCTGCCGTTCGCAAACTGGTCGAAACGCTGGATAGCTACATTCCTGAGCCTGAGCGTGCTATTGACCAGCCGTTCCTGATGCCTATCGAAGACGTCTTTTCGATCTCTGGTCGCGGCACCGTCGTAACCGGTCGCGTCGAGCGCGGCATTCTGAAGGTTGGCGAGGAGATCGAAATCGTCGGCCTGAAGGACACCATCAAGACCACGGCAACGGGTATCGAGATGTTCCGCAAGCTGCTGGAAGAAGCGCGTGCAGGCGAAAACACCGGGATCCTTCTGCGTGGCATCAAGCGTGAAGATACGCAGCGCGGCCAAGTGCTGGGCAAGCCTGGCACCGTTGAGTCGCACACCAAGTTCGAGGCGGAGGTGTACATCCTCTCGAAGGAAGAGGGTGGTCGCCATACCCCGTTCTTCAAGGGCTATCGTCCACAGTTCTACTTCCGCACTACCGACGTGACCGGCAACGTTGAGCTGGACGAAGGTGTCGACATGGTGATGCCGGGTGACAACGTCAAGATGACGGTCAGCCTGATCGCACCTATCGCAATGGAAGAAGGCCTGCGCTTTGCCATCCGCGAAGGCGGTCGCACTGTCGGTGCCGGCGTCGTCTCGAAAGTGCTTTCTGAAAGCCTTTCTGGCGGCCAGAAGCGTCAGAAGTAA
- a CDS encoding ATP-binding protein has product MSLTVSQELINHTTDSAFARSRGLTQMIDREIVVETFGLAETCLIDLVEAANHVGDTKTARAIEAIIGARKGKFSKIPSFKAFKGMLDAYVQEHLIDGWIYVERQDGKIYPELITRIAFDDGTSRRGSDNPQVAIYTAFQGSGASSDRVAYGIQSSRHTFSPQSVVRKSVADVLLDAGIFIETHALKQQYMESLDRYKAHIRDKFTEQFRVNGKALSFVEDNYKRRNETLADRKAIHDLSQADYGPYVEFAETALFEDGEQDAGLLPEHPVVRLFDLKSHEFYWVHSDNLEPYRYDKSLRDKLVLPKSHRDLLDVLTSDLDAFVGDIIEGKSAGNVILCKGIAGVGKTLTAEVYAELIERPLYSIHAGNLGTTAERIDKSLQTIFSRAKRWACVLLLDEADVFVVRRGNNIEQNAIVAEFLRTLEYFDGLMFMTTNRPDDIDEAIISRCAAIINYQAPGRDDAGSIWRVMADQYGVELPETLVTELLDLFPTIAPRDIKMLFRLALRVAKSQGDELTIETFRRCAMFRDVVMS; this is encoded by the coding sequence ATGTCTTTGACCGTCTCCCAGGAACTCATCAACCATACAACCGACTCTGCATTTGCCCGTAGCCGTGGCTTAACGCAGATGATCGACCGCGAGATTGTCGTAGAAACATTTGGGCTTGCAGAAACGTGCCTTATCGATCTTGTCGAGGCAGCCAATCATGTTGGTGACACAAAAACAGCACGGGCAATCGAGGCGATCATCGGCGCACGCAAGGGAAAGTTTTCAAAAATCCCAAGCTTCAAGGCGTTTAAGGGTATGCTTGATGCTTATGTGCAGGAACACTTGATTGATGGCTGGATTTATGTAGAGCGCCAGGATGGAAAGATCTATCCAGAGCTCATCACGCGAATTGCGTTTGATGATGGCACCAGCCGTCGTGGTAGCGACAACCCTCAAGTGGCCATTTACACCGCGTTCCAGGGAAGCGGGGCTTCTTCGGATCGGGTTGCATACGGTATTCAGTCAAGCAGACACACCTTCTCGCCACAAAGCGTTGTACGCAAGTCTGTCGCAGATGTGTTGCTCGATGCTGGTATTTTTATCGAGACCCATGCACTCAAGCAGCAGTACATGGAAAGCCTTGACCGCTATAAGGCTCATATTCGCGATAAATTCACAGAGCAGTTTCGGGTAAATGGTAAAGCATTGAGCTTCGTGGAAGACAATTACAAGCGTCGAAACGAAACACTCGCTGACCGCAAGGCTATTCACGATCTTTCGCAAGCTGATTACGGCCCCTATGTTGAGTTTGCGGAAACCGCTCTATTCGAAGATGGCGAGCAGGATGCAGGTCTACTTCCAGAGCATCCGGTGGTTCGGCTATTTGATCTCAAAAGCCACGAATTCTACTGGGTGCACAGCGACAACCTGGAGCCGTACCGGTATGACAAGTCGCTGCGCGATAAGCTCGTGCTGCCGAAATCCCACCGCGACCTGCTTGATGTCCTGACCAGTGATCTGGATGCATTCGTGGGTGACATTATCGAAGGCAAGAGCGCCGGCAACGTCATCCTTTGCAAGGGTATTGCGGGGGTCGGCAAAACCCTGACCGCTGAAGTTTACGCTGAGTTGATCGAACGCCCTCTGTACTCCATCCATGCGGGCAATCTGGGCACGACCGCTGAGCGTATCGACAAGAGCCTTCAGACGATCTTCAGTCGGGCAAAGCGATGGGCCTGTGTGCTTCTGCTTGATGAGGCAGACGTCTTTGTTGTTCGGCGTGGCAACAACATCGAGCAAAACGCCATCGTGGCAGAGTTTTTGCGCACCCTTGAATATTTCGATGGGTTGATGTTCATGACGACAAACCGCCCAGACGACATCGATGAGGCCATCATTTCTCGCTGTGCAGCAATCATTAACTACCAGGCGCCAGGGCGCGACGACGCAGGATCGATTTGGCGTGTAATGGCAGATCAATACGGGGTTGAGCTGCCTGAAACGCTTGTGACTGAGTTGCTTGACCTCTTCCCAACGATTGCGCCACGGGATATCAAGATGCTATTCCGCCTCGCTCTGCGTGTGGCAAAAAGCCAGGGAGATGAGCTGACAATCGAAACGTTCCGTCGCTGTGCAATGTTCCGTGATGTTGTGATGTCGTGA
- a CDS encoding ribonuclease H family protein translates to MGKSANKFYVVWVGRETGIFTDWETCKGHVDGFPGARYKSFPSQDEAEAAYGKPMRNNAAKESSAAKASKGSMSREPSLKLNDHLIAMIEVDTKIYADGACNPNPGPSGSGVAVFRGEELSELWHGLYLANGTNNTAELGALHYAMILAAEEVSAGRSAAIFTDSKYSLQCVTQWAAGWEKRGWVRKEGPIKNLDLIKTLFTLWKTIKGKVIIYHVNGHAGIMGNELADRMSLLAIESGGAEWDRYQGVINVPEILAIRPA, encoded by the coding sequence ATGGGTAAATCAGCTAATAAGTTCTACGTGGTCTGGGTAGGGCGTGAAACGGGCATTTTCACTGACTGGGAGACCTGTAAGGGCCACGTCGATGGTTTTCCTGGGGCAAGGTACAAGAGCTTTCCGTCACAAGATGAGGCCGAGGCTGCCTATGGAAAGCCCATGCGAAATAACGCAGCCAAGGAGTCATCGGCAGCAAAGGCCTCGAAGGGGTCTATGTCGCGAGAGCCTAGCCTTAAGCTAAACGATCATCTGATCGCAATGATCGAGGTGGATACCAAGATCTACGCTGATGGCGCTTGCAATCCAAATCCAGGGCCATCTGGATCAGGGGTTGCGGTATTCCGAGGCGAGGAGCTTTCTGAGCTCTGGCATGGCCTTTACCTGGCCAATGGCACCAATAACACCGCAGAGCTTGGTGCGCTTCATTACGCGATGATCCTTGCCGCTGAAGAGGTGTCGGCTGGTCGGTCTGCTGCCATCTTCACTGACTCCAAATATTCGCTTCAGTGTGTTACTCAGTGGGCGGCTGGCTGGGAGAAGCGCGGATGGGTCAGAAAAGAGGGGCCAATCAAGAACCTTGATCTTATCAAGACGCTATTCACACTGTGGAAGACCATCAAGGGTAAGGTCATCATCTATCACGTGAACGGTCATGCAGGGATCATGGGTAACGAGCTCGCTGACCGCATGTCATTGCTGGCCATCGAGTCTGGCGGTGCTGAGTGGGATCGCTACCAGGGCGTGATCAATGTACCCGAGATACTGGCCATTCGACCTGCTTGA
- a CDS encoding YceI family protein: MLKNTLLAIGLSVLAMSSTAMAADYQIDKQGQHAFVNFKISHLGYSWLYGTFKDFDGQFSFDAATPEASTVNVTLKTASVDTNHAERDKHLRSDDFLNTGEYPTATFNSTSVKSTGEGRADITGDLTLNGVTKPIAINASFIGEGKDPWGGYRAGFEGTTSINLADFGIKTNLGPASEEVTLTISVEGVRKN, translated from the coding sequence ATGCTTAAGAATACTCTCCTGGCCATTGGCCTAAGCGTACTGGCTATGTCATCAACCGCGATGGCTGCTGACTATCAGATCGACAAACAAGGTCAACACGCATTCGTCAACTTCAAAATCAGCCACCTGGGCTATAGCTGGCTGTACGGCACATTCAAGGATTTCGATGGCCAATTTAGTTTCGATGCCGCCACGCCTGAGGCCAGCACTGTCAATGTGACCCTCAAGACAGCCAGCGTTGATACCAACCATGCTGAGCGGGACAAGCACCTGCGTAGCGATGACTTCCTGAATACAGGTGAGTACCCAACTGCCACGTTCAATTCAACATCCGTCAAAAGCACGGGTGAGGGCAGGGCAGACATCACAGGGGATCTGACGCTCAACGGCGTTACCAAGCCAATTGCAATCAACGCATCCTTTATTGGTGAGGGTAAAGATCCATGGGGCGGATATCGGGCGGGCTTCGAAGGAACGACGTCGATCAATCTTGCTGATTTTGGCATCAAAACCAATCTTGGCCCAGCCTCTGAAGAGGTTACTCTGACAATCTCAGTTGAGGGTGTCAGAAAAAACTGA
- a CDS encoding ATP-dependent RecD-like DNA helicase, whose protein sequence is MEELSGIVNRIRLRNGSGFIIFDLESPTGSIAVTGDDADIHEADVVKCTGVWASYKGERQFKAKSIIPEIPTTVDAILAYLSAGRIKGISKELASRLVAEFGQKTLEIIENEPQKLKRVKGFGASRIKAITEGIGDQIGFRSILLFLHGFGLSKRHIQKIYKHYGVKAVEVIKQNPYTLCYDVEGIGFSIADRIALRSGMEPDNPNRIIAGVIHSLNNGIYVNGDTGLTRQALQKEAFNLLGREGAVLGDVIDEAIGQVIESTFARELDIDGVSVIFPKFMYQAEQNIAKQVQRLLTQFQGVAHRNIDKLINDAEKRLEITLAPQQRQAVKTSSSEGMSIITGGPGTGKTTIIRALLDCMMKGFGYTADDILLCAPTGKASKRLSQASGMEAMTMHRALSYSPEKDGFLHDRENPLHAKLIVVDEASMIDTQLMAWFIMAVAMGTQLILLGDVDQLPSVGPGKVLSDLIASGKVPVTRLTDIYRQGKESQIIVNAHLINKGQMPNITNGSDTDFWFIRTQNDDLLAEQILSLVHRVARHFELDPFNDIQILTPMRKGAVGQITLNNRLQALLNGGAGPGIKIRQDDTDVEFKEGDKVMHIKNNQDMQVFNGDTGRVASVNLKDRTLRVNYEGRLVEYAYADLEQLRLSYAMTIHKSQGSEYPCILIPCTLSHYTMLNRNLFYTGITRCKSRCVIAGDEKAMKIAVERVSSDKRITGLIHHLNKRI, encoded by the coding sequence GTGGAAGAACTGTCAGGTATCGTCAACCGCATCCGTTTGCGTAATGGAAGCGGCTTCATCATCTTCGACCTTGAGTCCCCAACAGGTTCCATCGCCGTAACGGGTGATGACGCAGACATCCATGAAGCAGACGTCGTCAAATGCACAGGCGTCTGGGCAAGCTATAAGGGCGAGCGTCAATTCAAAGCCAAAAGCATCATCCCCGAGATCCCCACGACTGTAGACGCTATCCTGGCCTACCTTTCGGCTGGTCGCATCAAGGGGATCAGTAAAGAGCTCGCCAGTCGCCTGGTTGCCGAGTTCGGACAGAAGACCCTTGAGATCATCGAAAACGAGCCCCAGAAGCTCAAGCGCGTTAAGGGGTTTGGAGCAAGCCGCATCAAGGCGATCACGGAAGGGATCGGTGACCAGATCGGCTTCCGAAGCATCCTTCTGTTCCTGCATGGTTTCGGGCTCAGCAAGCGCCACATTCAGAAAATCTACAAGCATTACGGTGTCAAAGCCGTCGAGGTCATCAAGCAAAACCCCTACACCCTCTGCTATGACGTTGAGGGAATCGGCTTTTCGATTGCAGATCGGATTGCTCTTCGCTCTGGCATGGAGCCGGACAACCCCAACCGAATTATTGCAGGCGTCATTCATTCGCTGAACAACGGCATCTACGTCAATGGCGATACTGGGCTTACTCGCCAGGCGCTGCAAAAAGAGGCATTCAACCTGCTTGGACGCGAAGGCGCAGTGCTCGGCGACGTAATCGACGAAGCCATTGGGCAAGTGATTGAATCGACCTTTGCTCGCGAGCTCGATATTGATGGCGTCTCCGTCATCTTTCCCAAATTCATGTACCAGGCCGAGCAGAACATTGCCAAGCAGGTACAGCGACTACTTACCCAGTTCCAGGGCGTGGCTCACCGAAACATCGACAAGCTGATCAACGATGCCGAGAAGCGACTTGAAATCACGCTGGCGCCGCAGCAGCGGCAAGCAGTTAAGACATCAAGCTCAGAGGGCATGTCGATCATCACGGGCGGGCCTGGAACAGGCAAGACAACGATCATCAGGGCTCTGCTTGACTGCATGATGAAAGGGTTTGGCTATACGGCGGATGACATTCTCCTGTGCGCACCGACCGGCAAGGCATCCAAGCGCCTCTCTCAGGCTTCCGGTATGGAAGCCATGACCATGCACCGGGCTTTGAGCTATTCGCCTGAGAAAGACGGGTTTCTTCACGACCGCGAGAATCCTTTGCATGCAAAGCTTATCGTTGTCGACGAAGCCTCGATGATTGATACCCAGCTGATGGCCTGGTTCATTATGGCCGTTGCCATGGGGACGCAGCTCATTCTCCTGGGCGATGTTGATCAGCTGCCTTCAGTGGGCCCAGGCAAGGTGCTGAGCGACCTGATCGCCTCGGGCAAAGTCCCTGTGACGCGGTTGACTGACATCTACCGGCAAGGAAAGGAAAGCCAGATCATCGTCAATGCTCACCTGATCAACAAAGGACAGATGCCCAATATCACCAACGGATCGGATACGGACTTTTGGTTTATCCGAACGCAAAATGATGACCTTCTGGCCGAGCAGATTCTGTCGCTCGTCCATCGCGTAGCCAGGCACTTCGAGCTCGACCCCTTCAATGACATTCAGATCCTTACCCCGATGCGTAAGGGCGCTGTTGGCCAGATCACCCTCAACAATCGTCTACAGGCGCTTTTGAATGGGGGTGCTGGGCCTGGAATCAAGATTCGCCAGGACGACACGGATGTGGAGTTCAAAGAAGGCGACAAAGTCATGCACATCAAGAATAACCAGGACATGCAGGTGTTCAATGGGGATACCGGAAGGGTGGCCAGCGTTAACCTCAAGGACAGAACCCTTAGGGTCAATTATGAGGGTCGCCTGGTTGAGTACGCCTATGCCGATCTTGAGCAACTGCGTCTTTCGTATGCGATGACGATCCACAAATCACAGGGATCGGAGTACCCCTGCATTCTCATTCCTTGCACGCTTTCGCATTACACAATGCTGAACCGGAACCTCTTTTACACAGGCATCACTCGCTGCAAGAGCCGCTGCGTCATTGCCGGGGATGAAAAGGCGATGAAGATTGCAGTTGAACGGGTATCGTCGGACAAGCGGATTACAGGTCTGATTCACCACTTGAACAAGCGTATCTGA
- a CDS encoding fibrinogen-like YCDxxxxGGGW domain-containing protein, with amino-acid sequence MNSLHSVFLLVIIASIPSISNAANILRMSAPVVEAPAANPTPPASETPEEPQAPTTYSSCLEIKQSKPSSASGLYDLAINGSEMSVYCDMVSSGGGWTMVVAQFEGDFLSNWNEGMQSDYDPSLNTKRSFTLNTSQIPAHSQIAFGKDLDASFVDFIDHQYSTGEIPKTLVTGAKGQYHIHRSNTIHHSGHDPESVTAGDYGAGNEWSNTLTLDKTGGMLYTWAFSARNTITVKRGFSMNGVGYAATIDNFAWTVWVR; translated from the coding sequence ATGAATAGTTTGCACAGTGTGTTTTTGCTAGTAATTATAGCATCGATCCCCTCGATCTCCAATGCGGCGAATATTCTACGGATGAGCGCGCCTGTAGTAGAAGCTCCAGCTGCTAACCCGACACCTCCTGCAAGCGAAACACCAGAAGAGCCTCAAGCGCCAACCACATACTCGTCATGCCTTGAAATTAAACAAAGCAAGCCGTCTTCTGCCAGCGGCTTATATGATTTGGCTATTAATGGATCAGAGATGAGCGTCTATTGCGACATGGTGTCTAGCGGCGGAGGCTGGACGATGGTTGTCGCTCAATTTGAGGGCGACTTCCTAAGCAACTGGAACGAGGGTATGCAAAGCGACTACGACCCATCACTGAATACCAAGCGCAGTTTTACGCTTAACACCTCCCAAATTCCAGCTCATAGTCAAATAGCATTTGGCAAAGACCTTGATGCTTCTTTTGTAGATTTCATCGACCACCAGTACAGCACTGGAGAAATCCCTAAGACATTGGTGACCGGAGCCAAAGGTCAGTACCACATTCACAGAAGTAACACCATTCATCACAGTGGGCACGATCCAGAGAGCGTTACCGCAGGCGATTACGGCGCCGGGAATGAGTGGAGCAATACCTTAACACTCGATAAGACGGGCGGAATGCTTTACACATGGGCATTTAGCGCAAGAAATACAATCACTGTAAAGCGTGGATTTTCTATGAACGGTGTAGGGTACGCGGCGACAATTGATAACTTTGCCTGGACTGTTTGGGTGAGGTGA
- a CDS encoding cold shock domain-containing protein: MQGTIVSITERYGFVRNDNGVSHHFSPRSMLKGESYESLSIGKKVTFEPEAGPKGMRATRIKIVPSFSGRSAAHKFLVGREGDHVFSHEDLQGEHYLARIQSQWYKSPSDAKDELFNCVKMAGANCLVNLTLHKRTFSEGNYNYTMHSWSGLAGVYFSDFEYETQEEAEAANNECLPHAEATEHKIVEMEKALSAQRARQESSGGFGLFIMVAFVVVCLIVLLAS, from the coding sequence ATGCAAGGAACCATCGTCTCAATCACCGAACGCTATGGATTCGTCAGGAATGACAATGGGGTCTCGCATCACTTCTCTCCGCGCAGCATGCTCAAGGGAGAAAGCTACGAGAGCCTCTCCATTGGCAAGAAAGTGACTTTCGAGCCAGAGGCAGGGCCGAAAGGGATGAGAGCAACGCGCATCAAGATTGTGCCTAGTTTTTCGGGAAGATCCGCTGCCCATAAGTTCTTGGTGGGGAGGGAGGGCGACCATGTATTCAGCCATGAAGACCTTCAAGGCGAGCATTATCTGGCAAGAATCCAGTCTCAATGGTACAAGTCCCCGAGCGACGCCAAGGACGAGCTATTCAACTGCGTAAAAATGGCTGGTGCCAATTGCCTGGTCAATCTGACACTGCACAAAAGGACGTTCAGCGAAGGTAATTACAACTACACCATGCATTCATGGAGTGGCCTTGCCGGCGTGTATTTCAGCGATTTTGAGTACGAAACACAAGAAGAAGCGGAGGCAGCCAATAATGAATGCCTTCCGCACGCAGAGGCAACCGAACACAAGATTGTAGAGATGGAAAAGGCTCTCTCGGCTCAAAGAGCAAGGCAGGAATCGAGTGGAGGATTTGGCCTATTCATCATGGTCGCATTTGTTGTCGTTTGCCTGATTGTACTTCTTGCTAGTTAA
- a CDS encoding ribonuclease H — protein MIELYVNIHKPSSSLSGWGCVARGFSSLNKEIMGASEGSEMEALLSALLAGLQATAVIPGLVNVEVVTYHAPLAYALEQGACRWASHNWRRKAGIEAMNSPLWRKLAKASKRVSLIVRTPTSLDDFELMGRAAYYGSCALGQNMVHKLFTDGSFVPKGKAGGWAVILESGREVTEMSGGMKCRDCNQAELLAVIKGLSFLDDRSNAIVYTDSRFVVTGTRIIDLWMQSNWRTAERKRVPHRDLWEALYQQMQRLSVRFEWIKGHSGIEQNFRADQLAKREAKNLLLN, from the coding sequence ATGATCGAGCTTTACGTGAACATCCACAAGCCAAGCAGCAGCCTATCTGGCTGGGGATGTGTCGCGCGTGGCTTTTCAAGCCTCAACAAAGAGATCATGGGGGCATCCGAGGGATCCGAAATGGAAGCCCTGCTGAGCGCCTTGCTGGCAGGCCTCCAGGCCACAGCAGTTATCCCAGGGCTGGTTAATGTCGAGGTAGTGACATATCACGCGCCGCTGGCTTACGCACTGGAGCAGGGTGCATGCCGCTGGGCTAGCCACAACTGGAGGCGCAAAGCGGGCATCGAAGCAATGAATTCGCCTCTTTGGCGCAAGCTGGCTAAGGCCTCCAAGCGGGTAAGCCTCATTGTTAGAACGCCAACAAGCCTGGATGACTTCGAGCTGATGGGCCGCGCTGCCTATTATGGCTCATGCGCATTAGGTCAAAACATGGTGCACAAGCTGTTCACCGATGGATCCTTTGTTCCCAAAGGTAAAGCCGGAGGCTGGGCAGTGATCCTTGAAAGCGGTCGCGAGGTAACGGAAATGTCAGGCGGCATGAAATGCCGAGACTGCAACCAGGCTGAACTGCTAGCTGTCATTAAAGGCTTATCATTTTTGGATGATCGGTCAAACGCCATCGTATACACCGATTCGCGCTTCGTTGTGACCGGCACTCGGATCATTGACCTCTGGATGCAGAGCAATTGGCGTACAGCCGAGCGCAAGCGCGTGCCGCACCGGGATCTATGGGAAGCCCTGTACCAGCAAATGCAGCGCCTTAGCGTACGATTCGAATGGATCAAGGGGCATAGCGGCATTGAACAGAATTTCAGAGCTGACCAGTTGGCCAAGCGGGAGGCTAAAAATCTTTTGCTAAATTGA